A stretch of the Paenibacillus dendritiformis genome encodes the following:
- a CDS encoding chitinase: MRAANRKALVCLFVIALLCSVFPASVFAAPAWAPNTAYRTGDVVAYGGADYKCIQPHTSLDGWEPPNAPALWTPHAGPGPNPEPGPDTERPTAPANLAVTDFTATSVSLSWSAASDNVGVTGYEVYRNGQLAGTTALTSYIAAGLTPDTRYTFTVKAKDAAGNASEPSAAVNATTAPGGPGPNPVPGKLLIGYWHNFDNGSTALKLRDVSPQYDVIHVAFAETTGGDRSTLSFTPYNATVEEFRADVAYLHSQGKKVLISIGGQNGSVELHSNQDVQNFVNSLENIIRTYGFDGLDIDLEGGSVSLGAGDTDYRHPTTPKIVNLIAAVRQLGDRVGPGFMLTMAPEIAYVQGGIVAYAGPWGAYLPVIHGLRDKLDFIHVQHYNAGGNEALDGRVYTQGTADFQVAMAEMLLRGFPIGRNPNNMFEPLREDQVAIGLPAVPSAAPSGGYTSGADIAKALRYIVKGTSYGGAYQLQQAGGYPNFRGVMTWSVNWDATSGYAFANQVRSAFDGLSSAAGLAAGPEQAGRILSAGLTEAPSVEALPSAAAAPPGEALLAVAPSPAAAPLAAAAALPAADQALAEAAAWAPGVAYAVDDLVSYQGKIYRCQQPHTSLAGWEPPNVPALWSYVSEGEAPEDNEPPSAPADLRLIGKTATSVSLAWSPASDNVGVTGYEVYRDQTLAATTSGTSAGVTGLSPETTYSFTVKAKDAAGNVSPPSTALSVKTSSAGEPGPLPGKVLVGYWHNFVNGAGFLPLREVSGNFDVIHIAFAEPADNSGKIEFTPYQYAEADFKEDVAYLQSLGKKVTLSIGGQNGHVELTTPAARDKFVQSVIAIIEKYGFDGLDIDFEGQSLYLNQGDTDLDRPTTPAVVHLIEALRTIHDHFGSEFLLTMAPETFFVQVGYTNYGAGQWGGDRRAGAYLPVIHALRDIIAWVQVQHYNSGPVTGLDDRFYSMGSADFHAAMADMLVTGFPLARDPSRVFPGLRPDQVVIGLPAASQAGNGYTSPAEVHKALDYLIRGRSFGGSYTLRNPSGYPGLRGLMTWSVNWDRFNQFGFSNPHRTYLDQLK, encoded by the coding sequence ATGAGGGCAGCGAACCGCAAAGCACTGGTTTGTCTCTTCGTGATTGCCTTGCTCTGTTCCGTCTTCCCAGCAAGTGTATTTGCGGCCCCGGCCTGGGCGCCGAATACCGCTTACCGGACCGGCGATGTCGTCGCCTACGGCGGAGCCGACTACAAATGTATCCAGCCGCACACTTCGCTGGACGGATGGGAGCCGCCGAACGCGCCGGCGCTGTGGACGCCGCATGCAGGCCCCGGACCGAACCCGGAGCCTGGGCCGGATACCGAGCGGCCGACCGCGCCGGCGAATCTGGCCGTGACGGACTTCACGGCCACGTCCGTCTCGCTAAGCTGGAGCGCGGCAAGCGATAATGTCGGCGTCACCGGGTACGAGGTGTACCGGAACGGGCAACTCGCGGGAACGACCGCGCTCACGTCGTATATCGCGGCGGGGCTGACGCCGGACACACGGTATACGTTCACCGTGAAAGCAAAGGATGCGGCGGGCAATGCATCCGAACCGAGTGCGGCCGTCAACGCCACGACCGCGCCGGGCGGGCCGGGCCCGAATCCGGTTCCCGGCAAGCTGCTGATCGGCTACTGGCATAACTTCGACAACGGCTCGACCGCCCTGAAGCTGCGCGACGTATCGCCGCAGTATGACGTCATCCATGTCGCCTTCGCCGAGACGACAGGGGGAGACCGCTCGACCTTGAGCTTCACGCCGTACAACGCCACGGTGGAGGAATTCCGTGCGGATGTCGCTTATTTGCACAGCCAGGGGAAGAAGGTGCTGATCTCCATCGGCGGGCAGAACGGCTCGGTCGAGCTTCACAGCAATCAGGACGTCCAAAATTTCGTGAATTCATTGGAAAACATCATCCGAACCTATGGATTTGACGGACTGGATATCGATTTGGAGGGCGGATCCGTCTCGTTGGGCGCGGGTGACACCGATTACCGCCATCCGACGACGCCGAAAATCGTCAACCTCATTGCCGCCGTCCGGCAGCTCGGCGATCGCGTCGGCCCGGGCTTCATGCTGACGATGGCGCCGGAGATCGCCTACGTCCAGGGCGGCATCGTCGCCTATGCCGGTCCATGGGGCGCTTACCTGCCTGTCATTCACGGGCTGCGCGACAAGCTGGATTTCATTCATGTCCAGCATTATAACGCCGGCGGCAACGAGGCGCTGGACGGCCGCGTCTATACACAGGGGACGGCCGACTTCCAGGTGGCCATGGCGGAAATGCTGCTGCGCGGCTTCCCGATTGGACGCAACCCGAACAATATGTTCGAGCCGCTGCGGGAAGATCAGGTCGCGATCGGCTTGCCGGCCGTGCCTAGCGCCGCGCCTTCGGGCGGTTACACCTCGGGGGCGGATATCGCGAAGGCGCTCCGCTATATCGTGAAGGGGACATCCTACGGCGGGGCGTATCAGCTGCAGCAAGCCGGGGGCTATCCGAACTTCCGCGGCGTGATGACATGGTCGGTCAATTGGGACGCCACGAGCGGCTACGCCTTTGCCAATCAGGTCCGGTCGGCCTTCGACGGATTAAGCAGCGCCGCCGGCCTTGCCGCTGGCCCGGAACAGGCGGGCCGCATCCTCTCGGCAGGGCTAACCGAAGCGCCATCAGTTGAAGCGCTGCCTTCAGCCGCCGCCGCCCCGCCAGGTGAAGCGCTGCTGGCCGTAGCGCCATCGCCAGCCGCAGCGCCGCTAGCCGCTGCTGCAGCGCTGCCGGCTGCTGACCAAGCCCTTGCCGAGGCGGCCGCATGGGCTCCGGGGGTGGCCTACGCCGTCGACGATCTCGTCTCGTACCAAGGGAAGATATACCGCTGCCAGCAGCCGCACACGTCGCTGGCAGGCTGGGAGCCGCCTAACGTGCCGGCGCTGTGGAGCTACGTCAGCGAGGGAGAAGCGCCGGAGGATAACGAACCTCCCAGCGCTCCCGCCGATCTGCGGCTGATCGGCAAGACGGCGACCAGCGTGTCGCTCGCCTGGAGCCCGGCATCGGACAATGTCGGGGTGACCGGTTACGAGGTGTACCGGGATCAGACATTGGCCGCGACGACGAGCGGCACAAGCGCGGGCGTGACCGGATTATCGCCGGAGACGACGTATTCCTTCACCGTGAAGGCGAAGGATGCGGCCGGCAATGTCTCCCCGCCCAGCACCGCCTTGAGCGTGAAGACCTCCTCTGCCGGCGAACCGGGGCCGCTGCCCGGCAAAGTATTGGTCGGCTACTGGCATAACTTCGTGAACGGAGCGGGCTTCCTTCCGCTCCGGGAGGTCTCGGGCAATTTCGATGTCATCCATATCGCATTTGCCGAACCGGCGGACAATAGCGGGAAGATCGAATTCACGCCTTACCAATATGCAGAGGCCGACTTCAAGGAAGATGTCGCTTACTTGCAGAGCCTGGGCAAAAAAGTGACCCTCTCGATCGGCGGCCAGAACGGTCATGTCGAATTGACGACTCCCGCTGCCCGCGACAAGTTCGTCCAATCGGTGATCGCGATCATCGAGAAGTACGGCTTCGACGGATTGGACATTGATTTCGAAGGGCAATCGCTGTATTTGAACCAGGGGGACACGGATCTCGATCGCCCGACGACACCGGCGGTTGTCCATCTGATCGAGGCGCTGCGAACCATTCATGATCATTTCGGATCGGAGTTCCTGCTGACGATGGCGCCGGAGACGTTTTTCGTCCAGGTCGGGTACACGAATTACGGCGCCGGCCAATGGGGCGGCGACCGGCGCGCCGGGGCGTACCTGCCCGTCATTCACGCCTTGCGCGACATCATCGCTTGGGTCCAGGTGCAGCATTACAATTCCGGACCGGTGACCGGTCTCGACGATCGGTTCTATTCGATGGGCAGCGCCGATTTCCATGCGGCGATGGCCGACATGCTGGTGACGGGCTTCCCGCTTGCCAGAGATCCAAGTCGGGTCTTCCCGGGTCTGCGCCCGGATCAGGTCGTCATCGGCCTGCCGGCCGCCAGTCAGGCGGGCAACGGCTATACGTCCCCCGCGGAAGTGCATAAGGCGCTGGATTATCTTATCAGAGGCCGCTCGTTCGGAGGAAGCTACACGCTGCGCAACCCGTCCGGTTATCCCGGGCTCCGCGGCTTGATGACGTGGTCGGTCAATTGGGACCGCTTCAATCAATTCGGCTTCTCCAATCCGCATCGAACCTATTTGGATCAGTTGAAATGA
- the abc-f gene encoding ribosomal protection-like ABC-F family protein — protein sequence MNQARHTEGRPLAPTGKLVLEASGLAAEAGDRRLFTIPETLRVYSGERIGLIGANGAGKTTLIRILAGLVEPAQGSVRRMASCAFVPQLDDTREEASSEATLSGGERTRRRLEQALQGGVELLLLDEPTSHLDMEQMKRMEERLLDFSRTGTVLLISHDRTLLNRVCTKIWEVENGSLHIFAGGYDDYRVEKERLRTERQREYDQYIAERDRLQEMIVQTRVMAQGVGTPRPRKGLTSKEIRSARPHFNRKQGKMDKRVKAMETRLAKLPQVERPFELPPVVFDAECHRPLRSKSALEVKELRLCAGERELVRDASFRIRPQMKVGLLGPNGSGKTTLLRLLKQRSEAPDGGPEEGASSAVIRFAPNARVAYFDQKLYSLDLQESALANVQKSSAYDQTAIRTALARLRLRRDEALKPVWQLSGGEKVKTQLVKLFLSEANVLLLDEPTNYLDIEAREELERVLAAYPGTLLFATHDRMLLERTATHVLRFSGQSLELLPIEALHADQGAPPQQDAQADGPGRERAAWTEEQRMKVELEWSELLSRLSQPLRLEEAEKERLERRYAELLELRRAMR from the coding sequence ATGAATCAGGCAAGACATACAGAAGGCAGGCCATTGGCCCCTACCGGCAAGCTTGTATTGGAGGCGAGCGGCTTGGCCGCCGAGGCCGGAGACCGCCGCCTGTTCACGATTCCGGAGACGCTGCGCGTCTATTCCGGGGAACGGATCGGATTGATCGGGGCGAACGGCGCCGGCAAGACGACGCTGATCCGGATATTGGCCGGGCTAGTGGAGCCGGCGCAAGGCAGCGTCCGGCGGATGGCGTCCTGCGCCTTCGTCCCCCAGCTCGACGATACCCGGGAAGAGGCCTCGTCCGAGGCGACGCTTAGCGGCGGGGAGCGGACGAGGCGGCGGCTGGAACAGGCGCTGCAGGGCGGCGTCGAGCTGCTGCTGCTCGACGAGCCGACCAGCCATCTCGATATGGAGCAGATGAAGCGGATGGAAGAGCGGCTGCTCGATTTCTCCCGGACCGGCACCGTGCTGCTCATCTCGCATGACCGGACGCTCCTGAACCGGGTGTGCACGAAAATATGGGAGGTGGAGAACGGGAGCCTCCATATTTTTGCCGGGGGCTACGACGATTACCGCGTAGAGAAGGAAAGGCTGCGCACCGAGCGGCAGCGCGAGTATGACCAGTATATCGCCGAGCGGGACCGGCTGCAGGAGATGATCGTCCAGACGAGGGTCATGGCGCAGGGCGTCGGCACCCCGCGGCCCCGCAAAGGGTTGACCAGCAAGGAGATTCGGTCTGCCCGCCCTCACTTCAACCGCAAGCAGGGAAAAATGGATAAGCGGGTCAAGGCGATGGAGACGCGGCTCGCGAAGCTGCCGCAGGTGGAGCGCCCGTTCGAGCTTCCGCCCGTCGTCTTCGATGCCGAGTGCCACCGGCCGCTTCGGAGCAAGAGCGCGCTCGAGGTGAAAGAACTGCGGCTGTGCGCCGGGGAGCGTGAGCTGGTGCGGGACGCCAGCTTCCGGATCCGTCCGCAAATGAAGGTGGGCTTGCTCGGGCCGAACGGATCGGGGAAGACGACGCTGCTGCGGCTGCTGAAGCAGAGAAGCGAAGCGCCGGACGGCGGTCCGGAAGAGGGAGCTTCTTCCGCTGTGATACGGTTCGCCCCGAATGCGCGCGTCGCCTATTTCGATCAGAAGCTGTACTCGCTTGACCTGCAGGAGAGCGCCTTGGCCAACGTCCAGAAATCGAGCGCCTACGATCAGACCGCCATTCGCACGGCGCTGGCCCGGCTGCGGCTGCGCCGGGACGAGGCATTGAAGCCGGTCTGGCAGCTAAGCGGCGGGGAGAAGGTCAAGACGCAGCTCGTCAAGCTGTTCCTGAGCGAAGCCAATGTGCTGCTGCTGGATGAGCCGACGAACTACCTCGACATCGAGGCGCGCGAAGAGCTGGAGCGGGTGCTGGCGGCCTATCCGGGAACGCTTCTCTTCGCGACCCATGACCGGATGCTGTTGGAACGGACGGCCACGCATGTGCTCCGCTTCAGCGGACAGTCGCTGGAGCTGCTGCCGATCGAAGCGCTGCACGCCGACCAGGGAGCACCGCCGCAGCAGGACGCGCAAGCCGATGGCCCCGGCCGGGAGAGAGCGGCCTGGACGGAAGAGCAGCGGATGAAGGTCGAGCTGGAATGGTCCGAGCTGCTGTCCCGCCTGTCCCAGCCCCTTCGCCTTGAGGAGGCCGAGAAGGAGCGGCTGGAGCGGCGTTATGCCGAATTGCTCGAGCTGCGCCGGGCGATGCGATGA
- a CDS encoding DnaD domain protein, which yields MRMSNMHHFTEHHRYVAYREFSLSELDRKMLSHVYQPMVGAFAIGLYHLLYQHAPADRVGYSGVDAQRRLFLLLGVEPSEKGRTYFVEQTSKLEAVGLLQTSRMLLPDMEEYMYEYELQPPLSPHEFFRTQHLTLLLRDFVGKYAVLNLREQFSTGEPFDETAKEAERENISIPFYELFRLNTQVIDVELEQALDEVAPSRASVRPAAAAEEAEAPALNYADIIIRFPKQSVNRSFVERLRYDREGLGVINYVVRKFGLTLQETVRLLDEDGIFGEDGRIIIDELQHRAHLHFRQNKRRGEWQEREQQRIGHLGEESAAPQEEVAVEMEFYVEVPPQFNGKCDIHQYNMMLRNTPYTQLLERFFPGAVPDSFLDMFTKMDLNYKLPDEVINVLIHYLMTMLVQGAEQRLNRNFVEAIVSNMLVKQVRTYEQAVMYIRQQSQLQEAGAARSGGKAASQRTRSRYGKAAKPAIPIVTRSQEGSSSLSQEEIDAARALARRLDGQA from the coding sequence ATGCGAATGTCCAACATGCATCATTTTACAGAGCACCATCGGTATGTGGCCTACCGGGAATTCAGCCTCAGCGAACTGGATCGGAAGATGCTGTCCCACGTCTATCAGCCGATGGTCGGAGCATTCGCGATTGGGTTATATCATTTATTGTATCAGCATGCCCCTGCGGACCGCGTCGGCTATTCGGGCGTCGACGCGCAGCGCCGCCTGTTCCTGCTGCTCGGTGTCGAGCCGAGCGAGAAGGGGCGGACTTACTTCGTCGAACAGACCTCGAAGCTGGAGGCGGTAGGGTTGCTCCAGACGTCGCGGATGCTGCTTCCGGACATGGAGGAGTATATGTACGAGTACGAGCTTCAGCCTCCGCTTTCGCCGCATGAGTTTTTCCGGACTCAGCATCTGACCTTGCTGCTGCGCGACTTCGTAGGCAAGTATGCCGTGCTGAATCTAAGGGAGCAATTCAGTACGGGCGAGCCGTTCGATGAGACGGCGAAGGAGGCGGAACGCGAAAATATTTCGATTCCGTTCTATGAGCTGTTCCGCCTGAATACGCAGGTGATTGACGTCGAGCTGGAGCAGGCGCTGGATGAAGTGGCCCCTAGCCGGGCGTCCGTCCGCCCTGCGGCGGCGGCCGAGGAAGCGGAGGCGCCGGCCTTGAATTACGCCGATATCATTATCCGCTTCCCGAAGCAGTCGGTGAACCGCAGCTTCGTCGAACGGCTGCGCTATGACCGGGAGGGACTCGGCGTCATCAATTATGTCGTCCGCAAGTTCGGGCTCACGCTGCAGGAGACCGTCCGGCTTCTCGATGAAGACGGCATTTTTGGGGAAGACGGCCGCATCATCATCGATGAGCTGCAGCACCGGGCGCATCTCCACTTTCGCCAGAACAAGCGCCGCGGCGAATGGCAGGAGCGGGAGCAGCAGCGCATCGGCCATCTCGGGGAGGAGTCGGCGGCCCCGCAAGAGGAAGTCGCGGTCGAGATGGAATTCTATGTCGAGGTCCCGCCGCAGTTCAATGGCAAATGCGATATTCACCAGTACAATATGATGCTTCGCAACACGCCGTACACCCAACTGCTGGAGCGTTTTTTTCCGGGCGCGGTGCCGGACTCTTTTTTGGATATGTTCACCAAGATGGATCTCAATTATAAGCTGCCGGATGAAGTCATTAACGTACTCATTCATTATTTGATGACCATGCTTGTGCAGGGGGCCGAGCAGCGGTTGAACCGCAACTTCGTCGAGGCGATTGTGTCCAATATGCTGGTGAAGCAGGTCCGCACCTATGAGCAAGCGGTGATGTATATCCGCCAGCAGTCGCAGCTGCAGGAGGCGGGCGCTGCCCGTTCAGGCGGGAAGGCCGCTTCACAGCGCACGCGCAGCCGCTACGGGAAAGCGGCGAAGCCGGCGATCCCGATCGTGACCCGCTCGCAGGAGGGGTCTTCGTCGCTGTCGCAGGAGGAGATCGACGCCGCACGGGCGCTCGCACGAAGATTGGACGGACAAGCCTAG
- the dnaI gene encoding primosomal protein DnaI codes for MESIGELLKQLPLGSRRAQAEQKMAELMNHPLVAEFRSSHPELDERSLRMNMNKLYQYVKEAGHCSQCPGLEQCPNDFHGHYTRLSAETVNGQAFIYDRKVPCQKWLAHERQQSIHNRVRSFYVDETALKQGYSAREMLEIDMERVPAVKKVMEYVMQAKESGLTPHGLYLVGPFGTGKTFLMSYVLYELARAGYTGVIVYMPEFVEELKSMFQEPQKLRETIELMKETDLLVFDDIGAENMSAWVRDHVLGSILNYRMNRKPTFYTSNYDTNSLLKHFSYTRDGEDIYKAERLMDRIKPFADIVHVSGRNKRGMSDT; via the coding sequence ATGGAATCGATAGGCGAACTGTTGAAGCAGCTGCCGCTTGGCAGCCGGCGCGCGCAAGCGGAGCAGAAGATGGCCGAGCTGATGAACCATCCGCTCGTCGCCGAATTCCGCAGCTCCCATCCCGAGCTGGACGAGCGCAGCCTTCGCATGAATATGAACAAATTGTACCAATACGTGAAGGAGGCGGGGCATTGCAGCCAATGTCCGGGCCTGGAGCAGTGCCCGAACGATTTCCATGGCCATTACACCCGGCTTAGCGCGGAGACGGTCAACGGCCAGGCGTTCATTTATGACCGCAAGGTCCCGTGCCAGAAGTGGCTTGCGCATGAGCGCCAGCAGTCGATCCATAACCGGGTCCGTTCCTTCTATGTGGATGAGACGGCCCTCAAGCAGGGATATTCCGCCCGGGAGATGCTGGAGATCGATATGGAGCGGGTGCCGGCGGTCAAAAAAGTGATGGAATATGTGATGCAGGCGAAGGAATCCGGACTGACGCCGCACGGATTGTATCTGGTCGGACCGTTCGGTACCGGGAAGACCTTCCTGATGAGCTATGTGCTGTACGAGCTGGCCCGCGCCGGTTATACCGGGGTCATTGTCTATATGCCGGAATTCGTCGAGGAGCTCAAATCGATGTTCCAGGAGCCGCAGAAGCTGCGGGAGACGATCGAGCTGATGAAGGAGACCGACCTGCTCGTCTTTGACGATATCGGAGCGGAAAATATGTCGGCTTGGGTGCGCGATCATGTGCTGGGCTCGATCTTGAACTACCGGATGAACCGGAAGCCGACCTTCTATACGTCGAATTACGACACCAACTCGCTGCTGAAGCATTTCAGCTACACGCGCGACGGGGAAGATATTTATAAGGCGGAGCGCCTCATGGACCGGATAAAGCCGTTTGCGGACATAGTCCATGTGAGCGGGCGCAACAAACGGGGAATGTCAGACACGTGA
- a CDS encoding MarR family winged helix-turn-helix transcriptional regulator, which translates to MDLDQFIGVIVHRADLKLNNYYQKVVSPFDITVDQWEILVVLWEREGITQKELAERLYKDQTNIARMLFKLENKGFIHRVTHEADRRALRVYLTSKGRDMKDKIMEPSIEAYKKTIAGLTEEEVDNFRRTLAVMYNNVKDL; encoded by the coding sequence TTGGACTTAGATCAATTTATTGGCGTCATCGTGCACCGCGCAGATTTGAAATTGAACAATTATTATCAAAAAGTCGTCAGCCCATTCGACATTACCGTCGATCAATGGGAAATCCTTGTCGTGCTGTGGGAGCGGGAGGGCATCACGCAAAAGGAGCTTGCCGAGCGGTTGTACAAGGATCAGACGAACATTGCGCGGATGCTGTTCAAGCTGGAGAACAAGGGTTTTATCCACCGCGTCACCCATGAGGCGGACAGGAGGGCTTTGCGCGTCTACTTGACGTCCAAAGGACGGGATATGAAGGACAAGATTATGGAGCCTTCGATTGAAGCCTATAAAAAAACGATCGCCGGCTTGACCGAAGAGGAAGTAGACAACTTTCGAAGAACGCTTGCGGTGATGTACAACAATGTCAAGGATCTGTAG
- a CDS encoding YqzM family protein: MEANTMDPREHVNEEPRNDFSDVLFGFNAMFGFMFVVFFGMVIVKFIMS, from the coding sequence ATGGAAGCCAATACGATGGATCCTCGCGAACATGTCAACGAAGAGCCAAGAAATGATTTTTCAGACGTGTTGTTCGGGTTCAACGCCATGTTCGGGTTTATGTTCGTCGTCTTCTTCGGCATGGTGATCGTGAAGTTCATAATGTCGTAA
- the trxA gene encoding thioredoxin has translation MAIVNVSDQTFKTEVEGQQGVVLVDFWAPWCGPCKRLAPILEELDGEVSGQATIAKVNVDENPESASRFGVMSIPTIIVFKDGQPVDKVVGLNSKDALKGLIGKHQ, from the coding sequence ATGGCTATCGTAAATGTGTCCGACCAGACGTTCAAGACCGAGGTAGAAGGTCAGCAAGGCGTCGTTTTGGTCGATTTTTGGGCGCCTTGGTGCGGCCCTTGCAAGAGATTGGCTCCGATTCTCGAAGAATTGGACGGAGAAGTGAGCGGTCAAGCTACGATCGCGAAGGTGAACGTGGATGAGAATCCGGAATCCGCTTCCCGTTTCGGCGTGATGAGCATTCCGACGATCATCGTGTTCAAGGATGGACAGCCAGTGGACAAAGTGGTCGGCCTGAACTCCAAGGACGCCCTCAAAGGCTTGATTGGCAAGCATCAATAA